From Rhodohalobacter mucosus:
ATTTCTGTTTGATTAACCACAACTCCGGACCGGCTCAGCGTTTTTTATCCTCAAATTTTTCGTAGGCGTCTATGATGTCGCGAACAAGTTTGTGGCGAACAACATCCGTCTGATCCAGATACACGAAGGAGATTCCGTCTATATCCTTCAATATCTTCTGAATGGAAATTAGGCCCGATTCCTGCTTTTTGGGAAGGTCGGTCTGCGTGATATCACCTGTAATAATTGCCCTGCTGTTAAACCCGATCCGGGTCAGAAACATCTTCATCTGAGTGTTGGTGGCATTCTGTGCCTCATCCAGGATCACAAAAGCGTTGTTCAGCGTACGGCCCCGCATATAGGCAAGCGGTGCGATTTCGATGATATTTTTTGCAAGCTGAAACTCCAGTTTGTCAAACTCAATCATCTCTTCAAGCGCGTCGTAGAGGGGCCTTAGATAGGGATCAATTTTCTCTTTCAGATCACCCGGCAGAAAACCCAGATTTTCACCAGCTTCAACTGCAGGACGGGCAAGGATGATCTTTTTTACTTTGCGGTCTTTGAGAGCGCGCACGGCAAGGGCTACCGAAGTATAGGTTTTTCCCGTACCCGCCGGGCCGATTGCAAAGAGGATATCGTTTCGCTCGGAGGCTTTCACAATATTCAGCTGACCGGCTGTTTTTGCAGTCACAGCATCTCCGGTGTGTGTATGCAGTATAATATCGCCCGTATCCTCTGCAAATGTCTCGCGTATGCCGCGATCGCCCGATTTCCCCCTCGATTCCGATCTGTTGGCCAGTGCCAGAAGGGTGGTAACATCCCCCGGGTTCACGTCGCCGCTTCGCCGGGCAACGGAGATCATTTCCCCGATAATTTCTTTAATCGCTTCCACCTCGGCTGCAGGTCCCATGATCTTAATCCTGTTTCCGCGGGCAGTTATTTTTGTAGCCGGAAAAGCTTTGTCAAGATGCTTCAGGTGCTCGTCACCAAAACCCAGAATAACAACCGGTTCAATATTATCAATGAAAATGGTTTCTTCAGCTAATTGGTGTGATGTTTCGATATGCGTATTGGATTTTACTGGTTTAAAAAGGTGTATTCGTTAAAATAACGGTTTATTGTGAAGAGTAGTTAAACGGTTTTTTCCGATGATTTGATCGCTGAATTCCGGAGTTCTGCTATTCTGCCGGGAATGTCGTCCGCTTTGAATATGCTGCTTCCCGCAACAAGTATATCCACACCCGCCTGCACAAGTTTTCCTGCGTTCTTTAACCCCACGCCTCCGTCCACCTCAATAAGAAATTCTGCATTCTCCTCGCTCCGCATGGCGCCAAGTTCGGCTATTTTCCGGTAGCTCGATTCAATGAATGCCTGACCGCCAAATCCGGGGTTTACGCTCATAATCAGTACCAGGTCTACATAAGCCAGTATGGGACGCAGCAACT
This genomic window contains:
- a CDS encoding PhoH family protein; the encoded protein is MGPAAEVEAIKEIIGEMISVARRSGDVNPGDVTTLLALANRSESRGKSGDRGIRETFAEDTGDIILHTHTGDAVTAKTAGQLNIVKASERNDILFAIGPAGTGKTYTSVALAVRALKDRKVKKIILARPAVEAGENLGFLPGDLKEKIDPYLRPLYDALEEMIEFDKLEFQLAKNIIEIAPLAYMRGRTLNNAFVILDEAQNATNTQMKMFLTRIGFNSRAIITGDITQTDLPKKQESGLISIQKILKDIDGISFVYLDQTDVVRHKLVRDIIDAYEKFEDKKR